A window of Reinekea marina contains these coding sequences:
- the gorA gene encoding glutathione-disulfide reductase: protein MEFDYDLLVIGAGSGGVRAARMSASMGAKVAVVESRYLGGTCVNVGCVPKKLFVYASEYQEHFEDSAGYGYTVDSKPQFNWATLRDNKTAEIERLNGVYQRMLENAGVEIIDGHAEFESEHSVKVGDEIFSAKNILIATGSWPFKPAIPGSEHVLTSNEFFYMENFPKHAIVIGGGYIAVEFAGILNGLGCDTHIVYRGEPVLRGFDEQVRNFVSEELSNAGINLHYHTTIEKVEKLENGQFEATFNDGTTTVTDALICALGRKPLVEPLKIEKAGLSVGHGGEIVVNDQYQTSKAHIFAVGDVIGKVQLTPVALAEGMHVAHQLFSDKAPRKVNYDLIPTAVFCQPNLGTVGISEEEAAKQFDRVAVFDSAFKPMKNTLSGNPQRMLMKLLVDTETDKVIGCHMAGHDAGEIIQGIGVALQAGATKNDFDSTIGIHPTAAEEFVTMREPSRFVGKKVNN from the coding sequence ATGGAATTTGATTATGATCTACTGGTTATAGGGGCAGGGTCTGGCGGTGTACGAGCCGCACGAATGTCTGCATCTATGGGTGCAAAAGTTGCCGTGGTGGAATCAAGATACTTAGGTGGCACCTGTGTTAATGTTGGCTGTGTTCCGAAAAAACTCTTCGTATATGCTTCAGAGTACCAAGAACACTTTGAAGATTCGGCGGGTTACGGCTACACGGTAGATAGTAAGCCTCAATTTAATTGGGCGACCTTGCGAGATAACAAAACAGCTGAAATTGAGCGCTTGAACGGTGTGTATCAACGCATGCTTGAAAACGCAGGCGTTGAAATTATCGACGGTCATGCTGAATTTGAATCGGAACATTCGGTAAAAGTTGGCGATGAAATCTTCTCCGCAAAAAATATCCTCATAGCAACTGGCAGTTGGCCATTCAAACCGGCAATTCCAGGTAGCGAGCATGTTTTAACGTCGAATGAATTCTTCTATATGGAAAATTTCCCTAAACACGCAATTGTCATTGGCGGTGGTTACATTGCGGTTGAGTTTGCGGGCATTCTTAACGGGTTAGGCTGTGATACTCATATTGTGTATCGAGGAGAGCCTGTCTTAAGAGGATTTGACGAGCAAGTACGAAACTTTGTTTCTGAAGAGCTGAGCAACGCTGGTATTAATTTGCATTACCATACAACAATTGAGAAAGTGGAAAAGCTTGAAAATGGTCAGTTTGAAGCCACTTTTAATGACGGAACCACGACCGTTACTGATGCATTAATTTGCGCGCTTGGCCGAAAACCACTTGTAGAGCCCCTGAAGATAGAAAAGGCTGGTTTATCCGTTGGACATGGTGGAGAGATTGTCGTCAATGACCAATATCAAACCTCTAAAGCTCATATTTTTGCCGTCGGCGATGTTATTGGCAAAGTTCAATTAACTCCGGTTGCATTGGCCGAAGGTATGCATGTTGCCCATCAACTGTTTTCAGACAAAGCACCTCGTAAAGTGAACTATGACCTGATTCCAACCGCTGTATTTTGCCAGCCAAACCTCGGCACGGTAGGCATATCAGAAGAAGAAGCCGCCAAACAGTTTGATCGAGTCGCCGTTTTCGACAGTGCGTTCAAGCCAATGAAAAATACGCTTTCAGGCAATCCTCAGCGAATGTTAATGAAGTTATTGGTAGACACTGAAACTGATAAAGTTATTGGTTGCCACATGGCGGGCCATGATGCAGGTGAAATTATTCAAGGCATTGGCGTAGCACTTCAAGCCGGAGCTACTAAAAATGACTTTGACAGCACCATTGGCATTCATCCTACCGCAGCCGAAGAGTTTGTGACTATGCGAGAACCTTCTCGGTTTGTAGGCAAAAAAGTGAACAATTGA
- a CDS encoding GNAT family N-acetyltransferase has translation MPQIDLEDVEVVRLDDRFSRQARSLLYHSYKDEPTFKYLLDAHRSGYKQRIRATIRELIKLHFSRGEFVLGVIHKKEERLIGIAFFSDLELKMDISNQFLWRCKMLLTAGFEGTRRYVEYFNDVQDSLPVKNHRMVSLIGIHPDFQKQGLGKKLLDSIHELTDKDNNSIGLFLDTGNNKYLNFYQSLGYEVFAELPLGPQKEYILYRPNPNYQEAAA, from the coding sequence ATGCCGCAAATCGACCTTGAAGATGTGGAAGTTGTACGCTTAGATGACCGTTTTTCACGACAAGCTCGCTCACTTCTTTATCATTCGTATAAAGACGAACCAACGTTTAAGTATTTGTTAGATGCCCATCGTTCAGGCTATAAGCAACGAATTCGAGCCACCATTAGAGAACTTATAAAGCTTCATTTCAGCCGAGGTGAGTTTGTTTTGGGCGTGATTCACAAAAAAGAAGAGCGACTAATTGGCATCGCATTTTTTAGTGACTTAGAGTTGAAAATGGATATCTCCAACCAATTTTTATGGCGTTGCAAAATGCTTTTGACGGCTGGGTTTGAGGGAACTCGTCGGTATGTTGAATACTTTAATGATGTACAAGACAGTTTACCGGTCAAAAATCATCGAATGGTCAGTTTAATCGGTATTCATCCAGATTTTCAAAAACAAGGCCTTGGAAAAAAATTATTAGACAGCATTCATGAGTTAACTGATAAAGATAACAACTCTATTGGGCTATTTTTAGATACTGGTAATAACAAGTATCTAAATTTCTATCAGTCATTAGGGTATGAGGTATTTGCTGAGTTACCGCTCGGCCCTCAGAAAGAATACATACTGTATCGACCAAACCCAAATTACCAGGAAGCGGCAGCCTAA
- a CDS encoding type II secretion system protein M, translated as MFADVKTKLSERWALFSERDQKSVIVLSVSLLVAIIIFGIVMPLVNAQNNAKNSLANAETTYQELLAIAPQALANGQSTPAFSISSLNSEIRRQAVRYGLSIQRFEPQGDNLRVWLEGARYPSVVKWLAGLESMGITQAELTLDDENKPGFVSVRVTFALPKN; from the coding sequence ATGTTTGCCGATGTAAAAACTAAACTTTCTGAACGCTGGGCTCTCTTTTCTGAGCGTGATCAGAAGTCGGTTATTGTTTTAAGTGTTTCTCTGTTAGTGGCTATCATTATTTTTGGCATTGTAATGCCTCTTGTAAATGCTCAAAACAATGCCAAAAACTCACTCGCTAATGCAGAAACAACATATCAAGAGCTGCTCGCCATTGCGCCACAAGCTCTGGCAAATGGTCAATCGACTCCGGCATTTTCGATCAGCTCTTTAAATTCTGAAATTCGCCGACAGGCCGTTCGCTATGGATTGTCGATTCAACGTTTTGAACCTCAAGGTGATAATTTGCGAGTGTGGCTAGAAGGCGCACGTTACCCATCTGTTGTAAAGTGGTTAGCTGGTTTAGAATCGATGGGTATTACTCAAGCAGAATTGACGTTAGATGATGAGAACAAACCTGGATTTGTATCGGTTCGTGTAACCTTTGCATTACCTAAAAATTGA
- the gspL gene encoding type II secretion system protein GspL, which produces MSIQLSLYWQDAQNISWYWAEENSQFNGTLEELEDQVQQRNLAQVVTRLFLPAGWFTTFPVQLPKGAKRVSSQMLSFAAEEFIAQNIEDVHLVMLGKPQQGEASVCATAKEPFLQVISTLKTRNMNVFEAYDAGQFLLPHQSTHDVDIHVNNEQVSIRSGLNFSQAHYRGFPQWFEHWLSQNGFEENLSIMVYSAQTDGAARNLVTSLETNGHKVEWVIQEDSSIAQWAETASSSKSVHNLLTANLRPGTSNKHARFWVPTSIAAVFSLVVWSAYTGISTMRLQEQADQTWQASEAVFKQVFGDQKRIQRPLMVREMRNKAASIGSSDSKQPNANALTVLNDLRSANATLQLEDLRYNQDRNETTFTLVSDAQSDAFNHFEALKTELSRKGYSVEYSASQDRDAVRAKFKSVLGG; this is translated from the coding sequence ATGAGCATACAATTAAGCCTTTACTGGCAAGATGCACAAAATATAAGTTGGTATTGGGCTGAAGAAAATTCTCAGTTTAATGGCACGCTTGAAGAGCTGGAAGATCAGGTGCAGCAGCGAAATTTAGCCCAAGTTGTAACGCGGCTATTCTTGCCAGCGGGTTGGTTTACTACTTTCCCTGTACAATTGCCAAAAGGTGCTAAGCGAGTGTCGAGCCAAATGCTCAGTTTCGCTGCAGAAGAATTTATTGCTCAAAACATCGAAGATGTGCATCTAGTAATGTTAGGAAAGCCACAACAAGGAGAAGCGTCTGTTTGTGCAACGGCTAAAGAGCCTTTTCTACAGGTAATAAGCACCCTCAAAACCCGAAATATGAACGTATTTGAAGCCTATGACGCGGGCCAATTTTTGCTTCCACATCAAAGCACCCATGACGTTGATATTCATGTGAACAACGAACAGGTCTCCATAAGATCTGGGCTTAATTTTTCACAGGCACATTACCGTGGATTTCCACAATGGTTTGAGCATTGGCTCAGTCAAAATGGTTTCGAAGAAAATTTGTCTATTATGGTCTACAGCGCTCAAACAGATGGTGCCGCTAGAAACCTGGTGACTTCGCTAGAAACTAACGGTCACAAAGTAGAGTGGGTTATTCAAGAAGACAGTTCGATTGCACAATGGGCCGAAACAGCATCCTCCAGTAAATCGGTCCATAATTTACTGACAGCAAACCTTAGACCGGGGACGTCCAATAAACATGCTCGATTCTGGGTGCCAACGAGTATTGCGGCTGTATTTTCGTTAGTGGTTTGGTCAGCCTATACCGGAATATCAACTATGCGATTACAAGAGCAAGCTGATCAAACTTGGCAAGCCAGTGAAGCTGTCTTTAAACAGGTTTTTGGCGATCAAAAAAGAATTCAAAGACCGCTCATGGTCCGTGAAATGCGTAATAAAGCCGCATCTATTGGTTCTAGCGACTCTAAACAGCCCAATGCGAATGCCTTAACCGTTTTGAATGATTTACGTAGTGCAAACGCTACTCTTCAGTTAGAAGACTTGCGATACAATCAAGATCGCAACGAAACAACGTTTACCCTGGTCAGCGATGCGCAAAGCGATGCATTTAACCACTTTGAAGCACTTAAAACTGAGTTAAGTCGTAAAGGGTACAGTGTGGAATATTCGGCCAGCCAAGATCGTGATGCGGTTCGAGCTAAATTTAAAAGCGTATTAGGAGGTTAA
- the gspK gene encoding type II secretion system minor pseudopilin GspK yields the protein MIAQRGIALLQVLLIFALLSIVAVNLQLGQRLNIERAQQSLFYSQATTLLDSAEAIAKVGLTLDAQNSKTDHLYELWNVSEGIFPLTEPKGIIETELNDLQGRFNLNWMSMQSANREGALIAFKRLLSLVGANAEIADELNMWFDQDSGADYFYLDKIPTYAPSYYPLADISELRLLNAIDVEQYDKLAPYISALPPESALNVNTAPIEVLQSIATFIDQDTANQMVTDRGESGFKNVDDFKKYPVFTINQDKSLNISELSVSSQWFELYTSVTIEDRTLTQQSLLSRNNQQVIVVTRNRSAQAANRAPGDPIKSGSSNQGNVKVE from the coding sequence ATGATAGCGCAAAGAGGCATCGCCTTACTTCAAGTTCTACTGATCTTTGCATTACTCAGCATCGTGGCGGTTAATTTGCAACTAGGGCAGCGCTTAAACATTGAGCGGGCGCAACAATCGCTTTTTTATTCGCAAGCCACTACATTACTCGACAGCGCCGAGGCCATTGCGAAAGTTGGCTTAACCCTTGATGCACAAAACTCTAAAACCGATCACCTATATGAACTTTGGAATGTCTCTGAAGGAATATTCCCATTAACAGAACCCAAGGGCATTATAGAAACAGAGTTGAATGATCTACAAGGTCGATTCAACCTAAACTGGATGTCGATGCAAAGCGCAAACCGGGAAGGGGCATTAATAGCCTTTAAGAGACTACTATCTCTCGTTGGTGCGAATGCTGAAATAGCCGATGAGTTAAATATGTGGTTCGATCAAGACAGCGGTGCAGATTATTTTTATCTCGATAAAATACCAACCTATGCACCCTCGTATTACCCACTAGCAGACATTTCAGAGTTGAGGTTACTGAATGCGATAGATGTTGAACAGTACGATAAGTTGGCCCCTTACATCAGTGCTCTGCCACCAGAAAGTGCGTTAAATGTGAATACGGCACCCATAGAAGTATTGCAAAGCATAGCAACGTTTATCGATCAAGATACCGCTAATCAGATGGTGACTGACCGAGGTGAATCTGGGTTTAAAAATGTTGATGATTTTAAAAAATACCCAGTCTTTACCATTAATCAGGATAAATCACTTAATATTTCTGAGTTGAGCGTTTCTTCGCAGTGGTTCGAACTTTATACTTCAGTCACTATAGAAGATCGAACTCTGACTCAGCAAAGCTTGCTATCAAGAAATAATCAGCAGGTAATTGTGGTAACACGTAATAGGTCGGCTCAAGCGGCCAATCGTGCACCAGGAGATCCGATCAAAAGCGGATCATCCAACCAAGGCAATGTAAAAGTAGAATAA
- the gspJ gene encoding type II secretion system minor pseudopilin GspJ: MKRQQGLTLVELLIALAISAIIAVVSFRLFSISVETKKSIEQQSDVFLELTRAMAILERDFSQIAPFRPVRNPYGEYNDFLAVTYEGLQLTRNGWAVSPYQTYQRSTLQRVQYRLAPRGSELCEYSADSVTDTPCFVRSFTVHLDDDGSFEWKHQVISEHVTELDWEFLLVDEATGEQNLVSTLPENFDRTQPQSLVIHALSVTLTLDDDRRFKRIIATPSRPYEKSSGAAS; this comes from the coding sequence ATGAAAAGGCAACAGGGGTTAACTTTAGTCGAATTGTTAATCGCGTTAGCTATTTCAGCGATCATTGCGGTGGTATCGTTTCGGTTGTTTAGCATCAGTGTCGAAACCAAAAAAAGCATTGAACAACAAAGTGATGTTTTTTTAGAATTGACTCGGGCAATGGCAATTTTAGAACGTGATTTTTCTCAAATAGCTCCGTTTCGCCCCGTGCGTAATCCATACGGTGAGTACAATGATTTTTTAGCGGTTACCTACGAAGGCTTACAATTGACCAGGAATGGTTGGGCCGTGAGCCCTTATCAAACCTATCAGCGCTCTACCTTACAGCGCGTTCAATATCGCTTAGCACCGCGCGGCAGTGAGCTATGCGAATACTCAGCAGATTCTGTTACAGACACACCTTGCTTTGTACGCAGCTTCACGGTTCACCTTGATGATGATGGTTCGTTTGAGTGGAAACACCAGGTGATCAGTGAGCACGTGACAGAGCTCGATTGGGAATTTTTGTTGGTTGATGAGGCTACGGGCGAACAAAATCTTGTCTCAACATTGCCAGAAAACTTTGACCGCACACAGCCACAATCGTTAGTAATACACGCCCTTTCAGTTACGCTCACGCTGGACGATGATCGGCGCTTTAAACGTATTATTGCAACACCGAGCCGCCCTTATGAAAAATCTAGTGGAGCGGCATCATGA
- a CDS encoding prepilin-type N-terminal cleavage/methylation domain-containing protein, producing the protein MKRVNGGFTLVEVMVALVVFAVMASAISIANTQSIAAARQIEEQQNARWLTQNALTELRLSEVLPKPGLSKDKVTLNNNEWTVEIETFNVEVEIIGPFLRRVEVRAYLENDESAVDRLHAVIGHVQVTQ; encoded by the coding sequence GTGAAGCGCGTTAACGGTGGTTTTACATTAGTTGAAGTCATGGTAGCGCTTGTCGTATTTGCTGTTATGGCATCGGCTATTTCAATCGCCAACACGCAAAGCATTGCTGCCGCGAGGCAAATAGAAGAGCAGCAAAATGCTCGTTGGCTAACACAAAATGCTTTGACCGAACTACGGTTATCTGAAGTGTTACCAAAACCGGGCCTCAGTAAAGACAAGGTGACGTTAAATAACAATGAATGGACGGTAGAAATAGAAACCTTTAACGTAGAGGTAGAGATTATCGGTCCGTTTTTACGTCGCGTTGAAGTTCGGGCTTATTTAGAAAACGACGAATCGGCTGTAGATAGATTGCATGCTGTAATAGGGCATGTGCAGGTGACTCAATGA
- a CDS encoding prepilin-type N-terminal cleavage/methylation domain-containing protein, producing the protein MTKLPRQTMNGFTLIEVLVVILIMGVVMSMISLASQTKDPLEDTVKKAYGFQHWFSKSIDQSLLSGKDIGLYFTESNVQAMKWREGDPMEAEPDIVWEAHGQLSAFTIPEDLRIELFLDIDLSDWVDLESDLPEESEGKFLTPHVVVTPSEEYFPSYYIHFYDDGYSDEQMKIIADGFNRARVNREAR; encoded by the coding sequence ATGACAAAGTTACCACGCCAAACAATGAATGGATTCACGCTGATCGAAGTATTAGTGGTGATTCTCATTATGGGTGTGGTAATGAGTATGATTTCTCTAGCCAGCCAAACTAAAGATCCGCTCGAAGATACCGTAAAAAAAGCTTATGGCTTTCAGCATTGGTTTTCAAAATCAATTGACCAATCACTTTTATCCGGCAAGGACATTGGTCTGTACTTTACTGAATCTAATGTGCAGGCCATGAAATGGCGAGAAGGCGACCCGATGGAGGCCGAGCCCGACATTGTTTGGGAAGCTCACGGTCAGTTGAGTGCCTTTACCATTCCAGAAGATTTACGCATTGAGTTGTTTTTAGATATCGATCTCAGCGATTGGGTAGATTTAGAGTCAGATTTGCCAGAAGAATCGGAAGGCAAGTTTTTAACCCCACACGTTGTTGTTACGCCTTCTGAAGAATATTTTCCTTCCTATTATATTCATTTTTATGATGACGGTTACAGCGATGAGCAAATGAAAATAATTGCTGATGGCTTTAATCGCGCAAGGGTGAATCGTGAAGCGCGTTAA
- the gspG gene encoding type II secretion system major pseudopilin GspG: MKKQTGFTLIELMVVLVILGIIIGLVVPNVTGRGDEARATAAATDIKTIGNALEMYRLHNSHYPGTDQGLEALVSKPSGSPEPKNWRGPYLKQQPKDPWGNDYGYINDGSVPEIISYGADGAEGGEGVNADISSAAQ, from the coding sequence ATGAAAAAACAAACGGGTTTTACCCTAATTGAACTGATGGTCGTATTGGTTATTTTAGGGATCATCATTGGTTTGGTGGTACCAAATGTAACCGGTCGAGGAGACGAAGCACGCGCCACGGCCGCTGCAACGGATATAAAGACCATTGGCAATGCGTTAGAAATGTATCGGTTACACAACTCACATTACCCAGGAACTGACCAAGGTTTAGAAGCGTTAGTAAGCAAGCCAAGTGGATCACCTGAGCCTAAAAATTGGCGGGGGCCTTACCTGAAGCAACAGCCAAAAGATCCTTGGGGCAACGATTACGGCTATATCAATGATGGCAGTGTGCCAGAAATAATTTCTTATGGAGCCGACGGAGCAGAAGGTGGGGAAGGCGTGAATGCCGATATCAGTTCGGCGGCTCAATAA
- the gspF gene encoding type II secretion system inner membrane protein GspF: protein MAAYEYLALDAQGKKKKGALEADSARQVRQQLRDKGWYPESVELSTKSRKQGGGFSTLIGPKLSVSDLSLVTRQLSTLVGSGMPLEECLRAAAEQSEKIKVRNIMLSVRSKVLEGYSLAKALEEYPRAFPVLYRATVQAGEHSGHLDEVMDRLADYMEEQRAINAQVLNASIYPGILSCIAIGIVILLLNTVVPEIVGVFVNSGAELPKPTQVLLQVSEAIQNHWGKGLIGIALFIIAIVMFNKKPQRRIRTHRLYLKLPLIARISKGFNTSRFIGTIAMLSSSGVPLVEAMKIATQVVTNLEIQQRVSRAAVKVSEGGSLYQALKEAGYFRPMMLHMIGSGETSGELDIMLQKTADAETKSIQILISSILSLFEPLMILVMGVIVLIIVLAIVLPMLTMNTLAG, encoded by the coding sequence GTGGCGGCCTATGAATACCTAGCGTTAGATGCCCAAGGGAAAAAGAAAAAGGGCGCTCTAGAAGCCGACAGCGCTCGTCAGGTGCGCCAGCAACTGAGAGACAAAGGTTGGTATCCTGAATCGGTAGAGTTATCGACCAAATCTCGCAAACAAGGCGGCGGCTTTTCTACTCTTATTGGTCCTAAACTCTCAGTGTCTGATTTATCACTGGTGACCCGACAGTTGTCGACCTTGGTTGGCTCTGGGATGCCGTTAGAAGAGTGCTTACGTGCTGCAGCAGAGCAATCTGAAAAGATCAAAGTACGCAATATTATGCTCAGTGTGCGTTCGAAAGTGTTAGAAGGTTATAGCCTAGCCAAAGCGCTAGAAGAGTATCCAAGAGCTTTCCCTGTATTATACCGAGCCACTGTGCAAGCCGGTGAACACAGTGGCCATTTAGACGAAGTTATGGATCGCCTTGCAGATTATATGGAAGAGCAAAGAGCCATCAATGCACAAGTATTAAACGCCAGTATTTATCCGGGGATATTAAGCTGCATTGCTATTGGCATTGTTATTTTGCTTTTAAACACGGTAGTCCCAGAAATTGTGGGTGTATTTGTTAATTCTGGAGCCGAACTGCCAAAGCCGACTCAAGTATTATTACAAGTGAGCGAGGCCATACAAAATCACTGGGGAAAAGGATTGATTGGTATCGCGTTGTTCATTATTGCGATAGTGATGTTTAACAAAAAGCCTCAGCGTAGAATTCGAACACACAGATTGTATTTAAAGCTTCCGTTGATAGCGAGAATCTCGAAAGGCTTTAATACGTCTCGTTTTATTGGCACCATTGCTATGCTGTCAAGCAGCGGCGTACCATTGGTGGAAGCCATGAAAATAGCCACTCAAGTTGTGACCAATTTGGAAATTCAACAACGTGTATCAAGGGCAGCGGTTAAGGTCAGTGAAGGCGGCTCATTGTATCAAGCTCTAAAAGAAGCAGGTTACTTTAGACCAATGATGTTGCATATGATTGGCAGCGGTGAGACCAGTGGTGAGCTCGACATCATGTTGCAAAAAACAGCCGATGCTGAAACCAAATCAATTCAAATTCTGATATCCAGTATTTTAAGTTTATTTGAGCCGCTCATGATTTTAGTGATGGGCGTCATCGTATTAATTATTGTGTTAGCCATTGTATTGCCTATGTTAACAATGAATACATTGGCAGGTTAA
- the gspE gene encoding type II secretion system ATPase GspE, protein MERQLPFSFAKRHGVIIDYRHGDGARLLYTELANLVAIQEAQRVAQALLPLELVNDAAFSEALNLAYQTDSDETMQMVEGLGESMDLSSLADSVPETEDLMDQVDDAPIIRLINAILTEAVRENASDIHVETFETRLSIRFRVDGVLREVVQPKRALASLLVSRIKVMAKLDIAEKRLPQDGRISLRVAGREVDLRVSTIPSSHGERVVLRLLDKQAGRLDLSHLGLVDRDLTLMQELIARPHGIILVTGPTGSGKTTSLYAALQSLNSHARNIMTVEDPIEYGLPGIGQTQVNTKVDMTFARGLRAILRQDPDVVMIGEIRDLETAEIAVQASLTGHLVLSTLHTNSAVGAITRLQDMGVEPFLLSSSVIGLVSQRLVRTLCPECKEPYQPDAKEREFLCVGPTEPLNVFQPKGCNACKSSGYKGRLGLYELVKVDEGMRQLIHDNAGDIELEKHARKTTPALMDDGKEKVLAGLTTIEEILRVNRSY, encoded by the coding sequence TTGGAAAGACAATTACCTTTTTCGTTTGCTAAGCGCCATGGCGTAATTATTGATTATCGCCACGGTGATGGCGCACGGCTTCTGTATACCGAATTAGCAAACTTAGTGGCTATCCAAGAAGCGCAACGAGTAGCTCAAGCTTTATTGCCGTTGGAGTTAGTAAACGATGCGGCATTTTCAGAGGCATTGAACTTGGCATACCAAACCGATTCGGATGAAACCATGCAAATGGTTGAGGGTTTGGGTGAGTCTATGGATTTAAGCTCGTTAGCCGATTCTGTCCCTGAAACTGAAGACTTAATGGACCAAGTGGATGATGCGCCCATTATTCGCCTCATTAACGCCATTTTGACCGAGGCTGTTCGTGAGAATGCCTCAGATATTCATGTCGAAACATTTGAAACACGCCTGTCTATTCGATTTCGTGTAGACGGAGTGCTAAGAGAAGTTGTTCAACCTAAGCGCGCGTTAGCGTCATTATTAGTTTCACGTATTAAAGTTATGGCAAAATTAGACATTGCCGAAAAACGTTTGCCTCAAGACGGCCGAATATCATTACGAGTGGCGGGTCGAGAGGTAGATTTACGAGTATCGACTATACCTTCCAGTCATGGTGAGCGAGTCGTTCTACGATTGTTAGACAAGCAGGCAGGCCGACTAGATTTAAGTCATTTAGGGTTGGTGGATCGTGATTTAACGCTAATGCAGGAACTGATCGCCCGTCCTCATGGCATTATTTTAGTCACGGGTCCAACGGGCTCAGGTAAAACCACATCGCTGTATGCCGCATTGCAATCGCTTAATAGCCATGCGCGCAATATTATGACCGTAGAAGACCCGATTGAATATGGCTTACCAGGAATTGGTCAAACCCAGGTTAACACCAAAGTTGATATGACATTTGCCCGCGGCTTGCGAGCCATTTTACGACAAGACCCTGATGTCGTCATGATTGGTGAGATACGTGACTTAGAAACGGCCGAAATTGCGGTACAAGCCAGTTTAACCGGGCATCTAGTATTAAGTACTCTACACACAAATTCCGCCGTTGGTGCCATTACACGATTACAAGACATGGGCGTTGAGCCATTTTTGCTTTCTTCCAGTGTCATTGGCTTAGTTTCGCAACGCCTCGTGCGCACCCTTTGCCCTGAATGCAAAGAGCCATATCAGCCAGATGCTAAAGAGCGTGAATTTTTATGTGTTGGCCCAACAGAACCACTTAATGTATTTCAACCCAAAGGCTGCAATGCCTGTAAAAGTAGTGGCTATAAAGGCCGCTTAGGGCTTTACGAGCTGGTCAAAGTAGATGAAGGCATGCGCCAACTGATACATGACAACGCTGGTGATATAGAACTTGAAAAGCATGCTCGTAAAACCACACCCGCATTAATGGATGATGGTAAAGAGAAGGTACTGGCCGGCTTAACCACTATTGAAGAAATACTTCGAGTGAATAGGAGCTATTAA